CACCCAGAGCCAGCGGGGCGGCGGCGACGGGCCTGGCCCGCGCCCCTCGGGAGAGGCTCGGCTCGGCCCGGCGGCTCCGGTCCGCACGGGGCCCGCGAAACCCGCCCTCCgcctgcccggcccggcccggcccggccccgccagcCCCTCACCTTCTTCTTGGCCGCCGCCagcctgctctgcctgctgccGTCCGCCATGTCCGCCCCGCGCCCGGGCCACGTCAgccgcggcggggagcggcggaggCGGCCGCCAGGctccgccccggcccggcctgCGCTGCCGCCGGGGCAGCCCGGCCCCTGGTGAGCCCCGCGGCCGCTCGGGTCACCGGAGCTTCGCTGTGGCCCACGCGAGAAGATGCGACGCCCTGCGCTGCTGTGCGCACCGTGCGCTGCTCCGGCCGTGGGTCACCTGCGCTGCCCTGCGCGCCTCTGTGACGTCCTGCGCGGTTCGGCCGCCGTGACGCGCTGCGCTGCTCCTGCTGTGTGACACCCTGTGTGCTGTGCTCCTGTGTGACACCTTGTGTGCTGTGCTCCTGTGTGACACCTTGTGTGCTGCGCTGCTGTGTGACACCTTGTGTGCTGCGCTCCTGTGTGACACCTTGTGTGCTGTGCTCCTGTGTGACACCTCGTGTGCTGCGCTGCTGTGTGACACCTTGTGTGCTGCGCTCCTGTGTGACACCTTGTGTGCTGTGCTCCTGTGTGACACCTTGTGTGCTGTGCTCCTGTGTGACACCTTGTGTGCTGTGCTCCTGTGTGACACCTCGTGTGCTGTGCTCCTGTGTGACACCTcgtgtgctgtgctgctgtgtgacaccttgtgtgctgctgtgtgaCACCTTGTGTGCTGCGCTGCTGTGTGACACcttgtgtgctgctgtgtgaCACCTCGTGTGCTGTGCTCCTGTGTGACACCTTGTGTGCTGTGCTCCTGTGTGACACCTTGTGTGCTGTGCTCCTGTGTGACACCTCGTGTGCTGTGCTCCTGTGTGACACCTcgtgtgctgtgctgctgtgtgacaccttgtgtgctgctgtgtgaCACCTTGTGTGCTGTGCTCCTGTGTGACACGCTGTGTCGCTCTGTGCTCCAGTGGGACACCTTGTGCTGCTCCACCTGTGACACCCTGTCCCGCTCCTCCTGTTTGACACCCTGTGCTGCTCCTTGCGTGTGACACCCTGCGCTGCTCCTCCTGTGTGACACCCTGCACTGCTCCACGTGTGACACTGCGCTGCCCTGTGCTCCTGTGTGTCACCCTGCGCTGTTCCTGTGTGACACCCTGCGCTTCTCCATGTTCCTGTATTGACTCAGTTGCCCAGAGTAAACACGGGGCAGGAaccagcccagggtgctgggcaggctTCCCTCGTCCTTTGTAGGGCACGTCCTATAGCTCCACATAGCTTTCTATTTTATGTGCGGCACTTTGATGCCTGAGCTGTGCCTTTGAAGTCACACTTAGCGCGGGCGGTTGGGTTTTGCTGGTGTGTGATCCCATTCCCAAGTCCTTTGACCTTCCAAGTGTGGCCATCGCAGAGTTTGGCTCGTGCGGTCAGCTCAAGGAATTGGATACAGCCGCTGCCGGCGCCTGGCACTGCCCGGGGACACGTTTACCTGGGCCAGCCGGGCCGGGAGGGCTGCGGGAAGGAGGCTCCTGTGCCGCTCCAAGCAGCTGCACTGGGTTTGTGTGGGAAGATGCTGGAACAGGGCCCGGGGCCTTCGAAGGTTACAGAGCTGCACTGGAGCGCTTCCTCCGGCCCGGCAGGACGCGCGGGGCAGCCGGCGGCTCAGGCAGTGGCAGCTTTTCCCTACAAAAATAATGGTGTGAAAGACCCTGCGTGCCCTGAGCTCTGCCTGAGACCCCGTCCCAGCCGCAGCCCCAGGGGTGAGGTGGCTCTGAGGACTTTTCTGGGAGGCGTCATCGCCTCGGCTGCGGTAATTGGGATAATCGCGCACCAATGTCACCTTTAGCCTCTCAGGGGGAAGTTGGTTCTCTAGCGGTGTCGGGTCCTGTCAGGGGGAACTACAACTCCCAGCGTGCCCCGCGGCGAGGGCGCGACTACAACTCCCAGCGTGCCCCGCGAGGTGCGACTACAACTCCCAGTGTGCCTCGCGCCACTGCCGGTTGCCGGCGGGAGCGGCAGCCCTGGCCGAGGGGGTCCCGCCGAGCGCGGGCCGCAGCCCGCCCCGCCAGCCGCCCCCACCGCCGCGGCCTCTGCCGAGGAGGTAGGAGCGGTtccccgctgcccccccatCCCTCGTAGCGCCTCGGGCCGTGCCCCCGCTGAGGCGGGCCGGTtttgcccggcccggccccgccgcggggtGTCCGGCCTGTGACGCGACGCCCTCTGCTTTGCCAGGGCCTCCGGTGGCGGCCGGCGGAGCGGAGCTGCCGGCTTCAAGTCCCCGGTGAGTCCCTCAGCCGGACTGTGGGGAGGTGGGCCCTGCCCGGTGGCTCCGCCagagcggggcggcggggctggcggcgggCGGTGCTCCCCGGGAGCCGCTCGCACGTTGGCGGTGCCTCAGCCCGGCCCAGCGGGGAGTGTTTGTCCCGGAGGGTGAAGTTGCTCGTTGCCGGGTCACTGCCGGCCCCGCGGTTTAGCACAGAGTCCTTCTGGGTGCTTCTCTTCAGTGCCAAAtggtgattttgtttgttttcactttacGCTGTAAATCAGCAAGGTATTGCAGGGTATGATATGGAGCAGGCTGACAGCACATAaactgataaatattttaccCGAGCTCTTGCTGCTTTGTGcccaggagattttttttttccttctttccccccccttttttttttacaccacTGACCCATAGAGTGTTTTCTGaccagtgccccccagcactgTAGCATCTTATCCAGGGCCAAGTTAGTGTTAAATGTgttctgtgctctgcaggtCCCATCTCCAAGGTCCTGCCAACCTAATGGAGCCAATGAAGAAGCCCTGCGGTGTGAAATTgaagaactgaaacagaaagacCTTGCTCTAGACCAGGAAATCACACAATTATTGTCCGAGTATGTCCTTGACAAGCTCAGTGTTTGCTCTGATGCctcagttatttttgtttttaaaataaaatatgatcaAGGAATTAGAGCTGAAAGGTGGCCTCTTATAATGCCATTTTTCTTATGGTGCCGTACAGTGTTGATTACAGTGTTGTTTGGAGTTATGGAACCAGTTAAAAACAAGAGGAAattatttctggtttatttGGTAAAGCAAAACCAGTTTTACTAGTTGCTTGGATAAGGAGGTTTTACCTTTACCTGGAATGTTGCTGAGGTAGTTCCATGTAAATTGGCAACGAATTGTTTTAGCAATTACGATACTACAACATGTCATACTACTAGAAGAGCTTGTTCATGTGAGAATTAAAATTGAGATAATGACTTGTATGACCTGCCAGATTTAGTCCCAGAtaaatctgtttccttttttattccGTCTTGATCAAGCGTTCACTTGGTTTGTGTCTGAGGTGAGTGGGTTAAACTTGTATGTTCGAGGAGCAGAAGCGTTTCCCAGGCAAGAACGCTCTGACATGACGGGTGCCCTGTACAGGGTAGTGCAACTGGTTGATTGTGGTTTCTTATGACACACTGTGGCAGCTGCTTATTAACAACTGTTTTGAGATAAAATTGCTGcttgatttttaaagagaaggGATCTCTATTCGTTGCGAAGCAGTGATAACTTCTAAGCAAGTGTGTAGTGCATAGAATGGAAATGGTAGAACAACAAAGACTGTACCAAAAGCTTTTATGTTTTATCCTCAAGGATAAACAGACCTTCTTAATTTTTCCCCCAGCTACAGATTAGAGATACACATACATTGAATTCACCATagccttttcctctttctactTGATTCTGATAATTCAAGTGGATtgtttttggtcttttttttttttttaataagtcttgatgtggaaaaaacaaactactCAAAATGAGGATCTGCTAATTTGTAGGTTTCATGTTTATGACTTGCAGCAACTGTACTTGCTGCCTTCAGATTCTGCTTTAGATGTGCCAGGTGTGGGTGTCTCAACTCTTGCTGTGCTCGGTCGGTGGTGGCAGCACTcgctgtgcagcagcagcaccgaTCCCGCTGTGTCATTTTTTTGacctttctggttttatttgtacAGAGGCTACAGCGTGGAGGAACTGGAGAAGCACATCTCTCTGCTCCATGAGTATAATGATATTAAAGATGCTGGACAGATGCTGTTAGGCAAGCTGGGTAAGGAACAGGAAAGCTGTTGAAGAATTTATCAGTCAATGTTTTCATatagaaagagagagagaagctcCTACACTATGAAGGCAGAGCTGGTTTTAAAGATTCTTCAATTCTAGGCTTATATAACCCAATCACAAATGCTTCTGTCATTATTTTCTTGGGATATTTTTAGAACTGAATGTGTGAAATAATTGTCATTGACTGGTACTTTAGTCTGTGTTATGGATCACCAGAATTTGATAAGTCTTATTAATTTTTGTCAGTTTTGTCCTTCATGTGCTAAAAAGAAGTGTTGAGACAAGTGGGGAGTGTAGCAGCAAAACCTGAGGTTGTTTTCATAGCTGTGGGAGGTTCTGTGAGATAGCTGGGGGCTACTGGGAGGAAAACGCAACTTTTCTGACTGATCTTTGTTTAATGGAAGCAATGGTATTGCTTTCTTTTCTAGCTGTTATCCGAGGGGTT
This region of Columba livia isolate bColLiv1 breed racing homer chromosome 19, bColLiv1.pat.W.v2, whole genome shotgun sequence genomic DNA includes:
- the SWI5 gene encoding DNA repair protein SWI5 homolog, with product SRTNVTFSLSGGSWFSSGVGSCQGELQLPACPAARARLQLPACPARCDYNSQCASRHCRLPAGAAALAEGVPPSAGRSPPRQPPPPPRPLPRRASGGGRRSGAAGFKSPVPSPRSCQPNGANEEALRCEIEELKQKDLALDQEITQLLSEGYSVEELEKHISLLHEYNDIKDAGQMLLGKLAVIRGVTTKQLYPEYDLELSD